In the Methanothermobacter marburgensis str. Marburg genome, CACCCGGTTGAGATGGGCCTCGAGGGTAGATCATCACACACAGTACCTGAGCTTCTCTCCATGACCCGTGAGAGGAGGAGGGAGTCCTACAGGGCAGAGCTCAGGGAACTCAGGGCAAGGTGGCTGGATCTTCTTGAATCTGAAATCGACCCATCCTCAAGGCCCATAAGGCCACAGTACATAATGGCTGTCCTCAATGACCTCCTTGATCAGGGGGCAGTCATAGCACTTGACGTTGGTGAGAACGGCTGGTGGTTTGGAAGGAACTTCCAGATGAGGGGCACACAGAGGCTCATCTTCTCGGGGTACCTTGGTTCAATGGGTTTCGGGCTTCCAGCTGCTATTGCAGCGCAGCTGGAGTTCCCTGACAGGGAGGTTGCATGTATAACAGGTGATGGAGGGTTTTCCATGGTCATGGCTGAATTTCTCACCGCGGTTAAGTACCATCTCCCTGTGAGGGTCTTCGTACTCAACAACAGGAGCCTCGGGATGATAATGCAGGAGCAGCTGGTTGAGGGTTTTCCCACCTGGCAGACCGAACTGCAGAACTTTGACTTCGCAGAGTTCGCTGAGAACTGTGGCGGTCGGGGAATCCAGGTCACCGAACCAGACAAACTGGAGGATGCTGTTTCAGATGCCCTCGGAACAGATGGACCGGTTGTCGTGGACATCGAAACCGATCCGAGGCGCTTCATCTGATTACATGGACCGCGGATGCCTTGAATTCAAGCCAGACCTCTGAGCCTGTGGTGATCCCCATATCGTGGAGTGACCTTGCTGTCATGTGGACAGTTAGTGTCTCATCACCACACCTGACCTCAAGTTCCTGCAGGGTGCCTGAATCACGTATCGCCTTCACGGTCCCCCGGAGCTGGTTCAGTGCACTTGACTCCACCCTCCCCCAGGATACGGTTATATCCTCGGGTCTCACGGTGGCTGAAACCATGCCCTCGGCCTCCTCTGACGAGTAGATACTCACGCCATCGCATTCTATGAGGGTTACACCGTCGGGGGTTACCCTGGCACTTCCCCTCAGTATGTTCTCTGCACCCACGAACTCTGCAACGAACCTGCTCGCAGGCCTCCTGAACACCTCAGCTGGTTCACCCACCTGGAGGATCCTCCTGTTGAGTATGGCTATCCTGTCAGAGAGCTTCTGGCCCTGGATGAGGTCATGGGTTGTGAGTACCACCGTAACGTCAAGCCCAGCTATGACCTCCTCCATCCTCCTTGTGGATACAGGGTCAAGGCTCGATGTTGCCTCATCCAGGAGCACAAGTTCAGGCCGGTTTATGAGTACCTGGGCAAGGGCCAGGCGCTGCCTCTCACCACCAGACAGTTCAGTGGTTTTCCTTGAGGCGTCCTCAAGGCCCACCAGTTCAAGGACCTCCCGGACCTCCCTGGCCTCTGGTTTCATTCCCCTCACATGGGGACCGTAGAGGATGCTCTCCCTCACGGTACCCCGGAATACGGGGGTGTTCTGGAATACCATGCCCATCCTTCTCCTGACATCCACCTCCCTCTTCTCAGCCACATTCTCGCCCTGGAAGATTATCTCGCCACTGTCAGGCCTTTCAAGGAGGTTTATTATACGTAGAAGTGTGGATTTCCCTGCCCCTGTGGGCCCTATGATCCCCAGGGTCTCACCCTCCCTGACCTCAAGATTCACATCATCCAGAACCCTCACGTCCCGGTAGGTCTTTTCTATCCCGTGGAGTTCAAGCACATTCATGACTATTTCTCCTGGAAATGGTTCAGTACTGTGTTAACGGCCAGTGATATGATGAGGAGTATTATCCCCAGGGCTATTGATAGTTCAAGGTTTCCCCTTGAGGTTTCAAGTGATATGGCGGTTGTTATGACCCTTGTGAAGCCCCTTATGTTTCCACCGAGCATTATGGCGACCCCGACCTCTGAGATTGCCCTCCCGAATCCCAGTATGATGGCTGCCATGACAGCGTACCTTGCCTCCTCCAGGACCCTCAGCATAACCTGGAACTCGGTGGCGCCCAGGGATCTTGCAAGGTCCCTGAGCTCCGGTTTAACACTTCTGAGGGCTGTGATGCTGAAACCTGTGACCAGCGGGAGGATGAGTATGGTCTGGCCGAGTACCATGCCGGCAGGTGTGAAGAGGAGGTTGAGCGGACCCAGTGGCCCTGAGCGTGAGATGAGGAGGAATACAAAGAGGCCCACAAGTACCGTGGGGATGCTGTAGAGGGTCTGTATGATGTTAAGGAGGGCCCTCTTTCCTCTGAAATCCTGCAGGTCAATCATCGCCGCCACCGGAACTGCAATTAGAGATGCCAGGACCGTGGATGAGACTGAGATCATGAGGGTTCTTGCTGTTATGTCAATGAGTTCAGGGTCAAGTGATGCCATGAGTTCAATGGCCCTTAAGAATCCAGTTAGTATCTCATTCAATTCCCAGCATCTCCTGGAAAATTAAATCAGTTGAAATCTGTAAGTAAAAAGTAAATATTAAGTATTCCTATTAGCTTTTTGGTTCATCCCCTCCAAAGAGGGCTGTGAAGAGTGACTGACCGTATTTATCCTTTCCGTAATCTGCTATGAGTTTCTGGCACTCATCGCTCAGGAGGAAGTCAACAAATTTCTCTGCAGCCACGCTGTTCACACCACTCACCTTCTCTGGGTTCACGGGTATTGCTGCATAGACATTCAGTAGCGCCTTATCCTGTGTGAGGTATGTCACAAGTGTGATGTTGCTTCTGTAGGCAAGGTATGTGCCTGAATCTGTGAGTGTGTAGGCGCCCTTCTGGTCTGCAACCCTGAGTGTGTCCCCCATTCCGCTCCCGGTTTCAATGTACCATGCTGATCCATTGACTGTTGCGTTGTAGTCTGTTACGTTTTTCCAGATCTTTATCTCCCTTGAATTGGTGCCTGAGTTGTCCCCCCTTGATACGAATTTCACAGAGGGGTTTCTGGCTGCTGCCTCAAGGATCCTCCTGAATGCGTCCTCTGCAGATTTAGCTTCACTGATATTCGCGGGGTCACTCTTTGGTCCCACAATGTAGAAGTAATTGTAGGCGAAGGGGTATCTTCCTGTACCGTAACCCTCCTTTATGAACTCCTTCTCCCTGGTTCTGTCGTGCACTATGACGAGGTCGGCGTCGCCCCTTTTTCCCCGCTCAAGGGCTATACCCGTACCACCTGAAACTATCTGCACATCGATGTCAGGGTATTTTTTCTCGAATGCTGCCTCCACACTCTCAAGGAGCCCTGTATCTTCCAGGCTTGTTGTTGTGGATATTCTGAGTATCTGCCTGTTTCCATTGTCTGATATCCCATAAATGGCTGCCCCTATGATCACTGCAATAAGAGCCGCCATAGCAACGTATTTTTTCTCCATGCTTGGAACCTCCATTACAACAGATATACTGTATCGACATGCAATATATATGCATATCGGTTTTATGACGGAATAGGTCGTGTCAGCTATTCAAACAAAAGAGTGGTGATCCTCAAAATCTTAAACTATCGTTACATTTTCTCAAAAAAAGTAAAAAGCAGACCCTAACCCTTATACTTCTTCTCAAATCCTCAAAAAAAGTAAAAAGCAGACCCTAACCCTTATACTTCTTCTCAAATCCTCAAAAAAAGTAAAAAGCAGACCCTAACCCTTATACTTCTTCTCAAATCTTCTCCAAGACCTTGCAATGTAGGGCTCGCACTTATCAAGCTCGGTTAAAAGGCACATCCTTATGGTATCGGTTTTGATCTCCTCCTCACCCTTTATCTTCTCTGTAACGGTCTGGTAGACCTTCTCAATGATCTCCCTCTTCTCCTCAGGACTGTAACCTGCATCAATGGCAGCCTTCTCAAGTGAGGCCCGTATCTTTGATGGGTCGTAGGCCTCCCTGGAACCCCTTCTCTTTATCACATTCATAATGATCACCCTGTATATTATGTTCATCTTTCAATAAATTTTTTTCCAGTTAAAAAAAGGAAGGACCTCATAAAGCTTATTCAGAACAGATTACATAAAAATAAAGGTATTCAAAACACATGGTACTGGAATGACTCCCGGGAAGGGACTATCTGATGATGTATTGTGTACTCGATGAACCTGAATCACCTGGGGGCCTCCTCATGAGGCCGAGAAGTACATCATGGAGAGGTTGAAGGATGAATGAATGCAGAGAGAACGGTTCATGGAAGAGAAAGCTGCTTACGGCAATGAGGATATTCCTTGTGGTTATGGGCCTGATAATAGTGGTCTTCGGGGCCGGGGGCACAAAGGTCTTCGGCCTCATGACGCTCCTTGCGGTGGCCGTGGTGTACCTCCCGGCCCTCAGGCACCCTGATGGCCTCAGCGTCATCCCTGTTGAGATAGAGATCCTCTTCCTCACCGTGGTTGCACTGGAGTATATACTGGGCAATACCTTTGGTCTGTACGGGAGAATAGCCTACTATGACAAGTTCATGCACTTCACAGTCCCCTTCATAGTGGCCCTCATCGGGATGATGCTCCTCTACACCGCCTACGTCTACGGGAAGATAAGGACCAGTCTCTTCATAATGGCGTTCCTCATAATATTCGTGACACTGGGTATAGGCGCCCTCCTTGAACTGGTTGAGTATGGCTACGACCACCACCTTTACAGGCACATAGAGCACTTCCTCCCCACTGGTCCCACCCAGGGCTCACCCGTTATGGATCCGCTCACCGATACCATGATGGACCTCCTCACAGATCTCATAGGAGGTATATTTGGGGCAGTGACAGGCATAATACTCATAAGAAGGGCTGAGGAGAAGAACTACTGCCTTGACTGGGTTGATGAGATAGCAAGGTTCGAGGGGATAGATGAAGAGGAGGACTAGATAGGCATCAGATCATCCCTCTAACTTACGAATAGTAAAACTAGATGGGCTTCAGTATGTCTCTGTTAAGCTCATGACGCTGCAAGGATGAAAGCCATCATAACGGGGAGAAGGCAGATTTTAACCACCTCAAACTCCATGAGGGGTATGAACTCCTTTATGAACCTCACAGCCACGATTATGGCACCACTTACAAGTCCCATGGACACAAATCCCCAGACCCCTGATGCGAACCTTGTGAGCATGTAGTTCCTCACAGAAACCGCTGCTGCAAGGGTTATGAATATGAGGGATGCGGCCTTTAGGAGAACTAGTATCATGTCTC is a window encoding:
- a CDS encoding thiamine pyrophosphate-dependent enzyme; this translates as MIARRHPVEMGLEGRSSHTVPELLSMTRERRRESYRAELRELRARWLDLLESEIDPSSRPIRPQYIMAVLNDLLDQGAVIALDVGENGWWFGRNFQMRGTQRLIFSGYLGSMGFGLPAAIAAQLEFPDREVACITGDGGFSMVMAEFLTAVKYHLPVRVFVLNNRSLGMIMQEQLVEGFPTWQTELQNFDFAEFAENCGGRGIQVTEPDKLEDAVSDALGTDGPVVVDIETDPRRFI
- a CDS encoding ATP cone domain-containing protein produces the protein MNVIKRRGSREAYDPSKIRASLEKAAIDAGYSPEEKREIIEKVYQTVTEKIKGEEEIKTDTIRMCLLTELDKCEPYIARSWRRFEKKYKG
- a CDS encoding ABC transporter permease — translated: MNEILTGFLRAIELMASLDPELIDITARTLMISVSSTVLASLIAVPVAAMIDLQDFRGKRALLNIIQTLYSIPTVLVGLFVFLLISRSGPLGPLNLLFTPAGMVLGQTILILPLVTGFSITALRSVKPELRDLARSLGATEFQVMLRVLEEARYAVMAAIILGFGRAISEVGVAIMLGGNIRGFTRVITTAISLETSRGNLELSIALGIILLIISLAVNTVLNHFQEK
- a CDS encoding ABC transporter ATP-binding protein, with product MNVLELHGIEKTYRDVRVLDDVNLEVREGETLGIIGPTGAGKSTLLRIINLLERPDSGEIIFQGENVAEKREVDVRRRMGMVFQNTPVFRGTVRESILYGPHVRGMKPEAREVREVLELVGLEDASRKTTELSGGERQRLALAQVLINRPELVLLDEATSSLDPVSTRRMEEVIAGLDVTVVLTTHDLIQGQKLSDRIAILNRRILQVGEPAEVFRRPASRFVAEFVGAENILRGSARVTPDGVTLIECDGVSIYSSEEAEGMVSATVRPEDITVSWGRVESSALNQLRGTVKAIRDSGTLQELEVRCGDETLTVHMTARSLHDMGITTGSEVWLEFKASAVHVIR
- a CDS encoding extracellular solute-binding protein translates to MEKKYVAMAALIAVIIGAAIYGISDNGNRQILRISTTTSLEDTGLLESVEAAFEKKYPDIDVQIVSGGTGIALERGKRGDADLVIVHDRTREKEFIKEGYGTGRYPFAYNYFYIVGPKSDPANISEAKSAEDAFRRILEAAARNPSVKFVSRGDNSGTNSREIKIWKNVTDYNATVNGSAWYIETGSGMGDTLRVADQKGAYTLTDSGTYLAYRSNITLVTYLTQDKALLNVYAAIPVNPEKVSGVNSVAAEKFVDFLLSDECQKLIADYGKDKYGQSLFTALFGGDEPKS